A stretch of the Candidatus Eisenbacteria bacterium genome encodes the following:
- the accB gene encoding acetyl-CoA carboxylase biotin carboxyl carrier protein has translation MKEKKAADQKLKEKRKEGQRKKLGRKGNSDSSDFLKFDKDELRKLIAIVEKSEVEELEISRGSGSIRIKKPSQFTGLEGGKVLVESYSPGLSRGRVQEESAVLTKEAAEKKTELVPIKSPMVGTFYGAPAPDADPYTEVGAFVDVGQVVCIVEAMKLMNEIESDVAGRIIEIPVQNAQPVEYGQTLFLVDTKAKR, from the coding sequence ATGAAAGAGAAGAAAGCTGCTGACCAGAAGTTGAAGGAGAAGAGAAAGGAAGGACAGAGGAAGAAACTCGGCCGCAAAGGGAATTCCGATTCCTCTGATTTCCTCAAGTTCGACAAAGATGAGCTCAGGAAATTGATCGCGATTGTTGAGAAAAGCGAGGTCGAGGAACTTGAGATCTCCCGCGGAAGCGGAAGCATCAGAATCAAGAAACCTTCCCAGTTCACCGGACTTGAGGGAGGAAAGGTTCTGGTCGAGTCCTATTCGCCTGGTCTGTCACGCGGACGCGTTCAGGAAGAGTCTGCGGTCTTGACAAAGGAAGCTGCCGAGAAGAAGACTGAGCTGGTTCCGATCAAATCACCGATGGTGGGAACATTCTACGGAGCGCCTGCCCCTGACGCTGACCCATATACAGAGGTCGGAGCGTTTGTCGACGTTGGACAAGTGGTTTGCATCGTTGAGGCAATGAAGCTAATGAACGAGATAGAGTCCGACGTTGCTGGAAGAATAATCGAAATCCCGGTCCAGAATGCGCAGCCGGTCGAGTACGGGCAGACTCTTTTCCTCGTGGACACCAAAGCGAAAAGATGA